The Candidatus Brocadiaceae bacterium genome has a segment encoding these proteins:
- a CDS encoding O-antigen ligase family protein has product MRGLTIPVFHNVPFIPLFFGIFTGIFLVSDPFLASFLAKMLDVSIGSKNIFKLFPYEISSCLFLFSLFLPFIRKLVLLTRMHAEKAFITLFLGGMHITSLTTFAKIDLSELILVVSLFVLFVKSFVKGRKLCITLLDIFNMAFVVAVLISFMNTGIIPFVVYAPTLVKFILILLLFSNLIYSKELLVFSLKCIVVLTCISSLIGIGQEILFKTTGLLLIGVVDKKNLSLLFEFTSQGAFLRVPAFFGTYKPFTFFLTTAILLVCNYFIYNRPFALKKRLMLIFAFFLMTTALLLTFSMDGLLSLFIGLIFSLLMRWRNFIIHAFFCVLIVVVAICLLGLLDDIQSAVSTSYQWGEYRIRFQLAREGILGFIHRHPLIGTGISDVYHYTSHHHNWAAHNAFIEAADAVGLLGFFFYIVLLSYTFYNLIKVSLIAKSLIHAWISRGLFSGYIAYMITIQFHPFFYERFTWLYLGLVNAYVIIVKRKAQRPDSALS; this is encoded by the coding sequence ATGAGAGGATTAACGATACCCGTTTTTCACAATGTGCCTTTTATTCCGCTGTTTTTTGGCATTTTTACCGGCATATTTTTAGTTTCCGACCCTTTCCTTGCCAGTTTCCTTGCAAAAATGCTTGATGTTTCAATAGGGAGCAAAAATATTTTCAAACTCTTTCCTTATGAAATTTCTTCCTGTCTCTTTCTCTTTTCACTCTTTTTGCCGTTCATAAGGAAGCTTGTTCTTTTGACGAGGATGCATGCAGAAAAGGCCTTTATCACTCTTTTCCTCGGAGGCATGCATATTACCAGTTTAACCACCTTCGCTAAAATAGATCTGAGCGAACTCATATTGGTGGTCTCTTTATTTGTTTTGTTTGTAAAATCTTTCGTTAAAGGAAGAAAGCTTTGTATAACGCTTCTTGATATTTTCAATATGGCCTTTGTGGTCGCTGTGCTTATTTCATTTATGAACACAGGGATCATACCCTTTGTTGTATATGCGCCCACGCTGGTTAAATTCATTCTCATTTTGCTCTTGTTTTCAAACCTCATTTATAGTAAAGAGTTGCTGGTTTTTTCTTTGAAATGCATTGTCGTCTTGACGTGCATTTCCTCTCTAATCGGAATCGGGCAAGAAATTCTTTTTAAAACAACAGGGCTGCTACTTATTGGTGTTGTGGATAAAAAAAATCTATCCCTTTTGTTTGAATTTACCTCTCAAGGGGCGTTTCTAAGGGTCCCGGCTTTTTTTGGGACCTATAAGCCTTTTACCTTTTTTCTCACTACCGCAATACTCCTCGTCTGCAATTACTTCATTTATAATAGGCCTTTCGCCTTAAAAAAACGGTTAATGCTTATTTTCGCCTTCTTTTTAATGACAACTGCCCTTTTGCTGACTTTTTCCATGGATGGATTGCTTTCCCTTTTCATTGGGTTAATCTTTTCTCTCCTTATGCGTTGGCGAAATTTCATTATCCATGCTTTTTTTTGCGTTTTAATAGTCGTTGTCGCTATTTGCCTCTTGGGCCTTTTGGATGATATTCAGTCGGCAGTGTCTACAAGTTATCAATGGGGAGAGTACAGAATACGGTTTCAATTAGCCAGAGAAGGAATTCTCGGATTCATCCATAGACACCCTCTTATAGGAACAGGGATTAGCGATGTTTACCACTATACCTCACATCACCATAACTGGGCTGCACATAATGCCTTTATCGAAGCCGCGGATGCCGTAGGTTTATTAGGGTTCTTTTTTTATATTGTATTATTATCATATACATTTTACAATCTTATCAAGGTCAGCCTGATAGCTAAGTCGCTTATTCATGCCTGGATAAGCCGGGGGTTATTTTCCGGTTATATTGCATATATGATAACCATTCAATTTCATCCTTTTTTTTATGAAAGATTTACGTGGTTATATCTTGGCCTCGTCAATGCTTATGTAATAATCGTCAAAAGGAAAGCCCAGAGACCTGATAGCGCTTTGTCTTAA
- a CDS encoding glycosyltransferase family 2 protein, with translation MDLSINICAYNNKEFLRNCLISIYKQLKDIQFEIIVVDNASVDGTEVFIRREFPDILLIKNERNAGVAPARNQSIRLSAGRYVLLLDADTEFVSENFSAVLHYMDSSPEIALLGVQQITFNNQPYPALRTFPLIRDIVLRRLAFIGFIKNSGRMKKHHLLFYDHDTPMEVDYVIGAFQLIRREIFSAVGLLDEHMFYGFEDADYCARIKKAGYKVMYYPAFTIRHYVSGITRKKLLSKIGIQLLFAHFKSYIRFYRKHYDLLKGGHNEDTSVSIDHSVSYGNQTRIRQIRDNRNQG, from the coding sequence ATGGATTTATCGATTAATATCTGTGCTTATAACAATAAAGAATTTCTCAGGAATTGTCTTATTTCAATTTACAAGCAGCTAAAAGATATACAATTCGAGATTATCGTAGTTGACAATGCGTCTGTGGATGGAACTGAGGTCTTTATAAGAAGAGAGTTTCCCGATATCCTCTTAATAAAAAACGAGCGAAATGCCGGGGTTGCGCCTGCGCGGAATCAATCTATCAGGCTTTCTGCAGGACGTTATGTTTTATTACTCGATGCCGATACAGAATTCGTTTCAGAAAACTTCTCCGCTGTCCTTCATTATATGGATTCTTCCCCAGAGATCGCGTTGCTGGGTGTGCAACAGATAACATTTAACAATCAACCTTATCCTGCTTTGAGGACCTTTCCCCTCATCCGGGACATCGTTTTGAGAAGGCTCGCATTTATTGGTTTTATAAAAAATAGTGGACGTATGAAGAAACATCATCTATTGTTTTATGATCATGATACACCCATGGAAGTTGACTACGTTATTGGCGCATTTCAGCTTATAAGAAGAGAAATATTCAGTGCTGTAGGCCTTCTGGACGAACATATGTTTTATGGTTTCGAGGATGCTGATTATTGCGCACGAATAAAAAAAGCCGGTTACAAGGTGATGTATTATCCCGCCTTTACTATCAGACATTATGTCAGCGGAATCACACGAAAGAAACTTCTGAGTAAGATAGGCATCCAGTTGCTTTTTGCTCATTTTAAATCATACATAAGGTTTTACAGAAAACACTATGACCTTTTGAAAGGAGGACACAATGAAGATACTTCTGTCTCTATTGACCATTCTGTTTCTTATGGCAATCAAACCCGCATACGCCAGATCAGAGACAATAGAAATCAAGGTTGA
- a CDS encoding glycosyltransferase family 4 protein, with protein sequence MKNRPNIGVNMITSNETLRGVDRYITEILYHLSKTDASNQYFIFYAHWQRFIQPLTASNFRFIKMFPPKGTLLRAFWQALIFPNVVKRYKLSALHYTNPIPILRRHCPIAVTIHDLAEFIQPEKYGTIKSYAKRLFVHLCARKADFIITVSETTRKVILDVLDYSPECIEVTLEGVSLNLSADNNDGEYLFEKYRLPRNYLLYVGVIEKTKQVESIVRAFSQLDDSLQKDYAVVIVGAKGNAYNAVMTAVRDCHLEKKVFFLGYVQDNDLKYLYKKARIFVFPSLIEGFGLPVLEAMAHGTPVIASDIPVLSEVVGDAAILVDPYDITALSNAISRTLLDEDMRKSLIMKCSERIKVFSWDNTVRKTLSIYEKLAGMDDDSSL encoded by the coding sequence GTGAAGAATAGACCAAATATTGGCGTCAACATGATCACTTCTAATGAAACCCTAAGAGGCGTTGACAGGTACATCACGGAAATACTCTATCACCTCTCCAAAACGGATGCATCGAATCAGTATTTTATCTTCTACGCGCACTGGCAAAGATTTATACAACCACTCACGGCATCTAATTTCCGGTTTATCAAAATGTTTCCGCCAAAGGGAACCCTGTTAAGGGCGTTCTGGCAGGCGCTAATATTCCCTAATGTGGTAAAAAGATACAAACTCAGCGCGCTTCATTACACAAACCCTATACCGATTCTGAGACGACACTGTCCCATTGCAGTAACAATTCATGATCTTGCTGAATTTATTCAACCAGAAAAATATGGAACAATCAAAAGTTATGCAAAACGTCTTTTCGTTCATCTGTGCGCAAGGAAAGCCGATTTCATAATAACCGTATCAGAAACCACAAGAAAAGTGATTCTTGATGTATTAGACTATAGTCCTGAGTGTATCGAGGTAACCCTGGAAGGCGTTTCCCTGAATCTATCTGCTGACAATAACGACGGTGAATATCTGTTCGAAAAGTATCGCTTGCCCAGGAATTATCTATTATATGTAGGCGTCATTGAAAAAACAAAACAGGTTGAATCTATTGTAAGAGCGTTTTCCCAGCTTGACGATTCTTTACAAAAAGATTATGCTGTGGTGATTGTTGGCGCCAAGGGAAATGCGTATAATGCGGTAATGACAGCAGTCCGCGACTGTCACTTGGAAAAGAAGGTGTTTTTCCTGGGATACGTTCAAGACAATGATTTAAAATATCTTTATAAAAAAGCGAGAATATTTGTTTTTCCATCCCTTATTGAAGGATTTGGCCTGCCTGTGCTGGAGGCAATGGCGCATGGAACCCCTGTTATTGCGTCTGATATTCCCGTATTATCAGAAGTTGTGGGAGATGCAGCCATACTTGTTGACCCATATGATATTACTGCCCTCAGCAATGCGATAAGCAGGACTCTGCTGGATGAGGACATGAGAAAATCCTTAATCATGAAATGTTCAGAACGGATCAAGGTTTTTTCATGGGATAATACCGTCCGAAAAACGTTGTCAATATATGAAAAATTAGCGGGCATGGATGATGATTCTTCCCTATAA
- a CDS encoding glycosyltransferase family 9 protein, whose protein sequence is MIENMGNVLRLKSNIKNLFFALLEKCAPFFDNDRKSLVHVKMRKILVAEGGGVGDLIRVLPAIECLKDNFPAAAVSVLASPEAKEILSLFSKKDIVSEVIDYDLKGKHKGLLGKLSLILSLRKKNFDLVYAPDRGEGMREEVLMNFLTGIPHRIGFQKGGAGFLNTIKIELKENIPIVKQNLDILQNAGLQITKKKIDLRIPEKDLLEAKFLVKQLAAQGNTLPFITVHPGASWNAGYRCWPLEKYISLIQRLIQELQVKVVIIGNKGDIETGKRILKKVKSHDITSVMGRATLAQTAALIKLSNLFLGNDSGPLHIALALKIPSVAIFGSTSPEQVIGLQEKCVVIRKRLMCSPCYVHQYDYAPDCKDFPCLNEIAVDEVFNAVKKALSGNFR, encoded by the coding sequence ATGATAGAGAACATGGGTAATGTTTTACGTCTCAAGTCGAACATAAAAAATCTTTTTTTTGCTCTTTTGGAAAAATGTGCGCCTTTCTTCGACAACGATAGGAAGTCTCTGGTTCATGTAAAGATGAGGAAGATACTTGTTGCTGAAGGGGGAGGAGTAGGAGACCTTATACGGGTATTGCCGGCCATAGAATGCCTGAAAGATAATTTTCCTGCCGCTGCTGTTTCTGTTCTGGCATCTCCTGAGGCGAAGGAGATACTGTCTCTCTTTTCAAAAAAGGATATTGTATCCGAAGTAATTGATTACGATCTCAAAGGCAAGCACAAAGGCCTTTTGGGAAAGCTCTCTCTTATTCTGTCTTTAAGGAAAAAGAATTTCGATCTTGTTTATGCCCCGGATAGAGGAGAAGGCATGAGAGAAGAAGTTCTTATGAACTTTTTGACTGGCATACCTCACCGGATCGGCTTTCAAAAAGGCGGAGCAGGTTTTCTCAATACCATAAAGATTGAACTCAAAGAAAACATCCCCATAGTAAAGCAAAATCTGGATATTTTACAGAATGCCGGGTTGCAGATCACAAAAAAAAAAATAGATCTCCGCATACCTGAAAAGGACCTTCTTGAAGCGAAATTTCTGGTAAAACAACTTGCGGCTCAGGGAAACACTTTGCCTTTCATTACCGTACACCCCGGTGCGTCGTGGAATGCGGGATACCGGTGTTGGCCGCTTGAAAAATATATATCTCTTATTCAGAGACTGATACAAGAATTGCAAGTAAAAGTCGTGATAATCGGAAACAAGGGCGATATTGAAACAGGGAAAAGAATCCTCAAAAAAGTAAAGAGCCACGATATAACAAGTGTCATGGGCAGGGCTACGCTCGCACAGACGGCGGCCCTTATAAAACTTTCCAATCTGTTTTTAGGGAATGACTCAGGGCCGCTGCATATCGCGCTGGCGTTAAAAATACCTTCTGTTGCCATATTTGGTTCAACTTCACCGGAGCAGGTTATCGGTCTGCAGGAAAAGTGCGTTGTGATAAGAAAGCGTCTGATGTGTTCGCCCTGCTATGTGCATCAATATGATTATGCGCCGGACTGTAAGGATTTTCCCTGTTTAAACGAAATTGCTGTAGATGAAGTATTTAATGCAGTAAAAAAAGCATTGTCAGGCAATTTTCGCTAG
- a CDS encoding glycosyltransferase, giving the protein MLKDENIICVSWLVWDSIPLVMHQMMTRLAKNNRVLFVDPPVAYSNLIIRPSLWKDRLKKTFLWLRGVRRVYDDFFVYYPPPLLLQYGHFKMVDSINQSFIASAIAKIAKRLAFSNPIVWIYHPYAIHPEGEFGEKLVCYDCNDDVGFFFCYHFNKRDRLSDMEEVLAKSADVVFATSKYLYRIRKEQNPNTYYLPSGVDTELFQQARMLACEIAPELEGIPGPVIGFVGGMVNSKMNWGWIRDAAIARPQWKFVFVGPCVEQPPSFIAQQKNILFVGMKPQYLLPSYIRRFDVCLIPYQGEDFLKACQPTKAFEYLASGKPVVSVWIPELEDYRDIIRLSRTSGEFIQNIEVALEEGKKEEMAQKYIQASQGWTWEGRLEKASEIIINAKKHNLTKDSLNIA; this is encoded by the coding sequence ATGTTAAAAGACGAAAACATAATTTGCGTTTCCTGGCTGGTTTGGGATTCCATTCCCCTTGTCATGCATCAGATGATGACGAGGCTTGCAAAAAACAACAGGGTCTTATTTGTAGATCCTCCCGTGGCTTATAGCAATCTGATCATCCGCCCTTCACTGTGGAAAGATCGCCTGAAAAAAACATTTCTGTGGTTACGCGGAGTGAGGCGGGTGTATGACGACTTTTTTGTATATTATCCGCCACCGTTGTTATTACAGTATGGGCATTTTAAAATGGTAGACAGTATAAATCAGTCGTTTATAGCATCCGCAATTGCGAAAATTGCCAAACGGTTGGCTTTTTCAAACCCTATAGTATGGATCTATCATCCCTATGCCATTCATCCCGAGGGAGAGTTTGGAGAAAAATTGGTTTGTTATGATTGTAATGACGATGTAGGTTTTTTCTTCTGTTACCATTTCAACAAGAGAGACCGATTATCTGATATGGAGGAAGTGCTGGCGAAAAGCGCCGATGTCGTGTTTGCCACGTCGAAGTATCTCTATCGAATCCGGAAGGAACAAAACCCAAATACCTATTATCTCCCCTCTGGCGTTGATACGGAACTTTTTCAACAAGCCAGAATGCTGGCCTGTGAGATCGCGCCTGAGCTGGAAGGTATTCCCGGTCCGGTTATTGGTTTTGTTGGCGGCATGGTCAACTCCAAGATGAACTGGGGATGGATAAGAGACGCTGCCATCGCCAGGCCACAGTGGAAATTTGTCTTTGTTGGACCATGTGTTGAACAACCTCCTTCTTTTATTGCGCAGCAAAAAAATATCCTCTTTGTGGGAATGAAGCCGCAATATCTCTTGCCTTCTTATATCAGGCGCTTTGATGTGTGTCTGATTCCTTACCAGGGAGAGGATTTTCTCAAGGCATGCCAGCCAACCAAGGCATTTGAATATCTGGCTTCCGGTAAACCTGTAGTTTCTGTGTGGATTCCAGAGCTGGAAGATTATCGGGACATCATCCGTCTTTCCCGTACTTCCGGAGAATTTATACAAAATATCGAAGTTGCGTTAGAGGAGGGGAAAAAAGAAGAAATGGCACAGAAATACATTCAGGCGTCACAGGGCTGGACATGGGAAGGCAGGCTGGAAAAGGCTTCTGAGATTATTATCAACGCCAAAAAACATAACCTGACAAAAGACAGCCTTAACATTGCATAA
- a CDS encoding NAD(P)-binding protein: protein MDRIIILGAGPTGLGAAYRLHETGHDNWSIYEKNNYIGGLSASFRDKQDFTWDIGGHILFSNNDRFNRLVDDLLHNDVLTFTRESWIWLKDSFIKYPFQNNFHMHPDKELVFECVLGLFENLNKKDSYKNFEEWICHFFGEGIARYFMIPYNKKVWACPLSRMDYNWIAERVSIIDIKRILKNITSLRDDSEWGPNNTFQYPLFGGTGGLFHKFLPYTGGHLCLNKNAVRIDPERKKIVFEDGEKTLMMY, encoded by the coding sequence ATGGATAGAATTATTATTTTAGGCGCCGGCCCAACTGGCCTCGGGGCCGCTTACAGACTACATGAAACAGGGCATGATAACTGGAGTATCTATGAAAAAAATAATTATATTGGCGGTCTTTCCGCAAGCTTTAGAGATAAGCAGGATTTTACCTGGGATATCGGCGGGCATATACTATTTTCAAACAACGACCGATTCAACCGGTTAGTGGATGATTTATTACACAATGATGTGCTTACTTTTACGAGAGAGAGCTGGATATGGCTCAAGGATAGTTTTATTAAGTACCCTTTTCAGAACAATTTTCACATGCACCCGGACAAGGAGCTTGTATTTGAATGTGTTTTGGGACTTTTTGAGAACCTCAACAAAAAAGACTCATATAAAAACTTTGAGGAATGGATATGCCATTTCTTTGGAGAAGGAATTGCCAGATATTTTATGATCCCCTATAATAAAAAGGTGTGGGCCTGCCCTTTAAGCAGGATGGATTATAATTGGATAGCTGAAAGGGTGAGCATTATCGACATCAAGAGGATTCTTAAAAATATCACCTCTCTGAGAGATGACAGTGAATGGGGGCCTAATAATACATTCCAATATCCACTCTTTGGAGGCACGGGTGGTTTGTTTCATAAGTTTTTACCATACACTGGCGGTCATCTTTGTCTCAATAAAAATGCCGTAAGAATCGACCCTGAGAGAAAGAAGATTGTTTTTGAAGACGGAGAAAAGACTCTTATGATGTATTAA
- a CDS encoding glycosyltransferase, giving the protein MQGERKTIICFSHLHWNRNLFQRPQQLMLRLSKRFNVIYINDHSFRQCITDVFRKKKTGNYTVTDTLIVYSPFALPTMQKCLSIAIILNRVILSFLVKRKLKKLKIKEPILWIYHPRYTDLTGKFEEELIVYDCMDDFTSLLSHYEDRERNAKDEKALLEKADLVFAGGYSIADLKRDSRNHIYVFPSAVEINHFKKALSDNLETPADIRDIPHPILGYWGAIDERVDHELLKTLAIQHPEWSIVLLGPIVRKQAGYPSYLNEIKNIFWLGAKDYALLPNYAKAFDVHLIPFVLTREGKYLSPTKTLEYLATGKPVVSTPITDVARFFDGVVRIADGPDAFGMEIRKCMEEDNSSMKQKRIEFTENKSWEDTVGKMELLMLEKIKQKL; this is encoded by the coding sequence ATGCAGGGAGAGAGGAAAACAATTATCTGTTTTTCTCATTTACATTGGAATCGGAATCTTTTTCAACGCCCACAACAATTGATGCTAAGGCTTTCAAAAAGGTTTAATGTTATTTATATCAACGATCATTCATTTCGGCAATGTATTACAGATGTATTCCGCAAGAAAAAAACAGGCAATTATACTGTCACGGATACCCTAATAGTATATTCTCCGTTTGCGCTGCCCACCATGCAGAAGTGCCTCTCCATAGCAATAATTTTGAATAGAGTTATCTTGTCGTTTCTGGTAAAAAGAAAACTGAAAAAATTGAAAATTAAGGAACCGATACTGTGGATATATCATCCAAGATATACAGATTTGACGGGTAAATTTGAAGAGGAATTAATTGTTTATGACTGTATGGACGATTTTACGTCGCTTCTTTCTCATTATGAAGACAGGGAAAGAAACGCTAAAGACGAAAAAGCTCTATTAGAGAAAGCTGACCTGGTTTTTGCGGGAGGATACAGCATAGCCGATCTGAAAAGAGATTCGAGGAATCACATATATGTCTTTCCCTCTGCTGTCGAGATAAATCATTTTAAGAAAGCCCTCTCAGATAACCTGGAGACACCGGCTGATATCAGGGATATTCCACACCCGATTCTCGGATATTGGGGGGCAATTGATGAGAGGGTTGATCATGAATTGTTAAAAACGCTGGCAATTCAACATCCTGAATGGTCTATTGTGCTGCTAGGGCCTATTGTTAGAAAGCAAGCTGGATACCCCTCTTACCTGAACGAGATTAAAAATATCTTTTGGCTGGGGGCAAAAGACTATGCTTTACTTCCAAATTATGCGAAGGCGTTCGATGTGCATCTTATCCCTTTTGTCCTGACACGGGAGGGAAAATACCTTAGTCCGACAAAAACACTGGAATATCTTGCTACCGGCAAACCTGTCGTTTCTACTCCTATAACTGATGTGGCAAGGTTTTTTGATGGTGTAGTCCGGATTGCGGATGGTCCGGATGCGTTTGGTATGGAGATAAGGAAGTGTATGGAGGAAGATAACTCGTCTATGAAACAGAAGAGAATAGAGTTCACTGAAAATAAATCATGGGAGGATACCGTAGGAAAAATGGAACTATTGATGCTGGAGAAGATTAAACAAAAACTTTGA
- a CDS encoding glycosyltransferase family 4 protein produces the protein MNLAYSLPVYWPAIGGCEVHTKEVVKRMTKDHCVKVITLINSQDEKLRSDSLWKAATIYASGMSQRYFDEGAEIQKISLNPSWRMMLYPFVKSARLYRIIEPLSMMILNQLFQHKIALFLGNSDVVHSIFGGVSFLSYATLKFSRKKNIPFVFTPLLHLSYESWQKQLSRHENKGKDIEYKPVLHFSPMFYHDKYWLYTCKEADALITMTEYEREFFISSLGINPKKVHHIGVGPVVSDKPDPLRIREKYKIASNQTIVLFVGRNHELKGIEEICLAARLVWDKHPKTYFFFVGPKEGNSGAILAKYSDNRIIVIDKVSLEEKTDFLSACDAFCMPSIAESFGGVYLEAWMFEKPIIGCPIPPTKELTENGKGGFLVNLAPDEIAEKIIEIIERKDIAKKMGIWGKQKAQTLYNWDTIADKLNRIYSAVV, from the coding sequence ATGAATCTTGCCTATAGCTTGCCCGTATACTGGCCTGCCATTGGTGGCTGTGAGGTTCATACAAAAGAAGTGGTCAAAAGAATGACGAAAGACCATTGCGTTAAAGTTATTACTCTTATCAACAGCCAGGATGAGAAATTACGGTCTGATAGCCTCTGGAAGGCTGCGACTATTTACGCCTCCGGAATGAGCCAGCGTTATTTTGATGAAGGGGCAGAGATACAAAAAATTTCGCTCAATCCTTCATGGCGTATGATGTTATATCCCTTTGTTAAGTCCGCCCGACTGTATAGAATCATAGAACCTTTGTCTATGATGATTCTTAATCAACTATTCCAGCATAAGATAGCTCTCTTCCTGGGAAATAGCGATGTAGTGCATTCCATTTTTGGTGGTGTATCATTCTTGAGTTACGCAACGCTTAAATTTTCAAGGAAAAAGAATATCCCCTTTGTCTTTACTCCTCTGCTCCATCTGTCTTATGAGTCGTGGCAAAAACAGTTAAGCAGGCATGAAAATAAAGGAAAAGATATTGAGTATAAACCGGTATTGCATTTTTCTCCCATGTTTTACCATGATAAATACTGGTTATATACATGCAAGGAAGCTGATGCGCTCATTACCATGACAGAATACGAAAGAGAATTTTTTATTTCTTCTCTTGGGATAAATCCAAAGAAAGTTCATCATATAGGTGTGGGGCCTGTTGTCTCGGATAAGCCTGATCCTTTAAGAATTAGGGAAAAATACAAAATTGCCAGTAACCAAACAATCGTTCTTTTTGTTGGCCGGAATCATGAGTTGAAAGGGATTGAGGAGATTTGTCTGGCTGCTCGATTGGTATGGGACAAGCATCCGAAAACATATTTTTTTTTTGTTGGTCCGAAGGAAGGGAATTCCGGCGCTATTCTGGCAAAATATAGCGACAACAGAATTATAGTGATAGATAAAGTGAGCCTTGAGGAAAAGACCGACTTTCTGTCCGCATGCGATGCGTTCTGTATGCCCTCAATAGCTGAAAGTTTCGGTGGTGTGTATTTAGAGGCATGGATGTTTGAGAAGCCAATCATAGGATGTCCTATACCTCCTACAAAAGAATTGACAGAAAATGGAAAGGGCGGTTTTTTAGTGAATCTGGCGCCCGATGAGATTGCTGAAAAAATCATCGAAATAATTGAGCGGAAAGATATCGCAAAAAAAATGGGAATATGGGGAAAACAGAAAGCACAAACACTCTATAACTGGGATACTATTGCGGACAAATTAAATCGAATCTACTCCGCAGTAGTGTAA
- a CDS encoding glycosyltransferase family 4 protein, whose amino-acid sequence MKIVHINHLYRPFGGGERYLLDICNILEEKGHSVVVVSSRHRENYQINGRRKEYFIDGSFGIGSGLRLWKTVRDIIRKENPNLIHIHETLLFLSPFIHGKLMRLKPTVHTLHTAFYFCPKASKILPNQEICSYAMGISCLTKGCSKEINKRLALNMMWRKRVAKKADYVIAPSQYIKGEAVRNGIDREKIEVIPHFTEKNMRNEYVMPEDNSILFVGRTDPLKGIRELLIALSFMRKKVWKAYIIGIGDGLQEYEKMAQEIGIQERIVFLNNLEYDELDEYYQKASVVAFPSLSPESFGLVGIEAMSFGRPVVAFDSGGPKEWLVDGKTGFLVKRGDVKGLSFRIGQLLENSSLARRMGLEGQKRLIECYRKESHGKRVMNVYEEAVRMGNSKEFL is encoded by the coding sequence GTGAAGATAGTGCACATCAACCATCTTTATAGACCTTTTGGGGGAGGGGAACGGTATCTCCTGGATATCTGCAATATTCTGGAAGAAAAAGGGCACAGTGTGGTTGTTGTCTCTTCACGCCATCGGGAGAATTATCAGATAAACGGTAGGAGAAAGGAATATTTTATTGATGGGTCTTTTGGCATAGGGTCTGGATTGAGGTTGTGGAAGACGGTTAGAGATATTATTCGTAAAGAAAACCCCAATCTAATCCACATTCATGAAACCCTTCTCTTTCTCAGCCCATTTATTCATGGAAAACTGATGCGTCTTAAGCCAACGGTCCATACCCTGCATACGGCATTTTATTTTTGTCCTAAAGCATCAAAAATATTGCCAAACCAGGAAATATGCTCTTACGCAATGGGGATTTCGTGTTTAACCAAAGGTTGTTCGAAGGAAATCAATAAGCGTTTGGCTTTAAACATGATGTGGAGGAAGCGGGTTGCAAAAAAAGCCGATTATGTAATAGCTCCGTCACAGTATATAAAAGGAGAGGCGGTCAGAAATGGCATCGATAGAGAGAAAATAGAAGTTATTCCTCACTTTACAGAAAAGAATATGCGAAATGAATATGTTATGCCAGAAGATAACTCTATCCTGTTTGTTGGAAGAACAGACCCTTTAAAAGGCATCCGTGAACTGCTCATTGCCTTAAGTTTCATGAGAAAAAAGGTATGGAAAGCATATATTATCGGAATTGGCGACGGATTACAGGAATATGAAAAAATGGCACAGGAAATTGGAATTCAAGAGAGAATTGTATTTTTAAACAACCTTGAGTATGATGAGCTGGACGAATATTATCAAAAAGCCTCAGTCGTTGCTTTCCCTTCCTTGAGTCCGGAATCTTTTGGTCTTGTGGGAATAGAAGCTATGAGTTTTGGAAGGCCCGTTGTTGCATTCGACTCAGGGGGGCCGAAAGAATGGCTTGTAGATGGAAAAACAGGGTTCCTCGTTAAACGGGGAGATGTAAAGGGACTTTCTTTTCGGATTGGTCAATTACTGGAAAACTCCTCTTTGGCAAGGAGGATGGGGCTTGAAGGCCAAAAACGCTTAATCGAATGTTATCGCAAAGAGTCGCATGGAAAGAGGGTCATGAATGTCTATGAAGAGGCCGTCAGGATGGGAAATTCAAAGGAATTTCTTTAG